In Trifolium pratense cultivar HEN17-A07 linkage group LG7, ARS_RC_1.1, whole genome shotgun sequence, a genomic segment contains:
- the LOC123898555 gene encoding U-box domain-containing protein 4, which translates to MVSLEESRSNSNRFPLPRTYQYHSSKSERNIGRSMRTRRSSIFDEDNSSCTFTERSTCVSENLTDSVVDLRLGELASRNNKSGKSSATEQELLDLSQVFSEYSACSSDISGELQRLATLPSPECNLKNDGGCDGMVEVEPEPCMGFLQRENFSTEIIESISPEDLQPTVKLCIDGLQSSSVAVKRSAAAKLRLLAKNRADNRVLICESGAVPFLVPLLRCSDPWTQEHAVTALLNLSLHEDNKKLIFNAGAVKSLIYVLKTGTETSKQNAACALLSLALVEENKSSIGASGAIPPLVSLLLNGSNRGKKDALTTLYKLCSVKQNKERAVTAGVVKPLVELVAEQGNGMMEKAMVVLNSLAGIEEGKEAIVEEGGIAALVEAIEDGSVKGKEFAVLTLLQLCAESVTNRGLLVREGGIPPLVALSQNGTPRAKHKAETLLRYLRESRQEASTSTS; encoded by the exons atggtttctcttgaagaatcACGTTCGAATTCGAATCGTTTTCCGTTGCCACGAACCTATCAGTATCATTCCTCCAAATCGGAGCGTAACATCGGAAGATCCATGCGAACAAGAAGATCCAGTATCTTCGATGAAGATAATAGTAGTTGCACGTTTACTGAGAGATCCACGTGTGTATCGGAAAATTTAACCGATTCCGTCGTCGACCTCCGTCTCGGTGAACTTGCTTCCCGGAATAACAAATCCGGGAAATCCTCTGCAACTGAGCAGGAGCTTCTTGATTTATCTCAAGTTTTCAGTGAATATTCTGCTTGTAGTAGTGATATCTCCGGTGAGCTTCAGCGGTTGGCGACGTTACCGTCGCCGGAATGTAATCTGAAGAATGACGGTGGATGTGATGGTATGGTTGAAGTTGAGCCGGAGCCTTGCATGGGGTTTTTGCAGAGAGAGAATTTCTCAACTGAGATTATTGAGAGTATTTCGCCGGAGGATCTTCAACCGACGGTGAAGCTTTGCATCGACGGTCTACAATCTTCTTCAGTTGCCGTGAAGCGTTCCGCGGCGGCGAAACTGAGGTTGTTAGCTAAGAATCGTGCTGATAATAGAGTTCTGATTTGTGAATCCGGAGCTGTACCTTTTCTTGTTCCTCTGCTTCGATGCAGTGATCCATGGACGCAAGAACATGCAGTAACAGCACTTTTGAATCTTTCACTTCACGAAGATAACAAGAAACTGATATTCAATGCCGGAGCAGTGAAATCGTTGATTTATGTGTTGAAAACAGGGACAGAGACTTCGAAACAGAACGCAGCTTGTGCACTTTTGAGCTTAGCTTTAGTGGAAGAAAACAAGAGCTCAATTGGAGCTTCTGGCGCGATTCCGCCTCTTGTTTCGCTTCTGCTAAACGGTTCAAACAGAGGGAAAAAGGATGCTTTAACGACACTGTACAAGCTTTGTTCTGTTAAGCAGAATAAGGAGAGAGCCGTTACTGCCGGTGTGGTGAAGCCGTTGGTTGAGCTTGTTGCTGAGCAAGGGAATGGTATGATGGAGAAAGCAATGGTGGTGTTGAATAGCTTGGCAGGAATTGAAGAAGGAAAGGAAGCTATTGTTGAAGAAGGTGGAATAGCTGCTCTTGTTGAAGCCATTGAAGATGGGTCTGTGAAAGGAAAGGAATTTGCGGTTTTAACACTTCTTCAGCTTTGTGCTGAGAGTGTTACAAATAGAGGGTTACTTGTTAGAGAAGGTGGAATTCCTCCACTTGTAGCTCTTTCCCAGAATGGAACTCCTCGAGCTAAGCATAAG GCTGAGACGCTTCTTCGATACTTGAGAGAATCAAGACAAGAAGCATCAACTTCGACTTCTTAA
- the LOC123896283 gene encoding cytochrome b561 and DOMON domain-containing protein At5g47530-like produces MVSNMLKLMLCLLVLKSLHLTSSGQRCKEKLFPAHKVYDNCKDLPHSSSFLHWTYSEAIGDLDIAFRHTEIASNRWVAWAINPKNNINNAMIGAQALVAIPQSNGNAKVYTSSITSYSINLENRSNIIYPYIGLISTYQKSEVVIYATLTLPIGTKSLVHLWQDGPLVDSVPQMHELDYPHLHSKEVLHLV; encoded by the coding sequence atggtCTCAAACATGTTGAAGCTTATGTTGTGCTTGTTGGTTTTAAAGTCCTTGCATCTAACATCCTCAGGTCAAAGATGCAAGGAAAAACTCTTCCCTGCCCATAAGGTTTATGACAATTGTAAAGATCTTCCTCATTCGTCCTCTTTCCTCCATTGGACTTATTCAGAAGCGATAGGAGATTTGGACATAGCATTTAGACACACTGAAATCGCGTCTAATAGATGGGTTGCGTGGGCtataaatccaaaaaataacatcaacaaTGCAATGATTGGAGCACAAGCTTTAGTTGCTATCCCTCAATCCAATGGTAATGCAAAGGTATATACTTCTTCAATTACTAGCTATAGCATCAATTTGGAAAATAGAAGCAATATTATTTATCCTTATATTGGTTTGATATCTACCTATCAAAAGAGTGAGGTGGTGATTTATGCAACTCTTACTCTTCCTATTGGCACTAAATCTTTGGTTCACCTTTGGCAAGATGGTCCTCTTGTGGATTCTGTCCCTCAAATGCATGAACTAGATTATCCTCATCTCCATTCTAAGGAGGTCTTGCATTTGGTTTAA
- the LOC123896284 gene encoding cytochrome b561 and DOMON domain-containing protein At4g17280-like, translated as MVSNILSLVLCLFVLSTLHLTSSAQKCKEYKFPNNKVYGNCSDLPHLSSFLHWNYSNGVLEVAYRRTEITSNRWVSWALNPNNKIDKAMIGAQAFVAILQSNGSIKAYTTVIEGGYNTHLEEGDVFYPGGDNNIKVNYQNNEVVIYTEVRIIPVGSKFVVHTWQDGPLLDSIPQKHDLAYANLNSKGILNLG; from the coding sequence atggtcTCAAACATATTGAGTCTTGTATTATGCTTATTTGTTTTAAGCACTTTGCATCTAACATCCTCAGCTCAAAAATGCAAAGAATACAAATTCCCTAACAACAAAGTTTATGGTAATTGTAGTGATCTTCCTCATTTGTCCTCATTTTTACATTGGAATTATTCAAATGGGGTTTTGGAAGTAGCATATAGACGCACAGAAATCACATCAAATAGGTGGGTTTCATGGGCTTTAAACCCTAATAATAAAATCGACAAAGCCATGATTGGAGCACAAGCTTTTGTAGCTATTCTTCAATCCAATGGTTCCATAAAGGCATATACTACAGTCATTGAAGGTGGCTATAACACACATTTGGAAGAGGGGGACGTTTTCTATCCAGGGGGTGACAATAACATTAAAGTTAACTATCAAAATAATGAAGTGGTAATTTATACAGAAGTTAGAATTATTCCTGTTGGTTCAAAATTTGTGGTTCACACTTGGCAAGATGGTCCTCTTTTGGATTCTATACCTCAAAAGCATGACCTAGCTTATGCTAATCTCAATTCTAAGGGGATCTTGAATTTGGGTTGA